The Lycium barbarum isolate Lr01 chromosome 11, ASM1917538v2, whole genome shotgun sequence genome contains the following window.
GTTTCATATTTAATTAATTACCCAAATGTTCCAATAACTCTTGTATCAACTCCTAAGTCCCCTTCTGGTTGCCACCTCGCCAATCCAAAGTCACCAACCTATATcacaaagaaaaaaatgaagagcGGACTTAAAAATAAagaatgaaagaagagaataacACTAGCAAGCAAGGACAGGTAGATACTTCATTTTGTGACCAGTTTCAGAGGACAAACAACTTACTACATTTTAAAGATAAATTACAGCAGATATTTCTGAATACTATTTTCCCTTCCATTATGTAAAGAAAAAGATTTACAAAAATCAACAAAAGCTTGTGTTTTAAGAAAAATGAAAGAGGCCATTATGTAAGAAAAAGATATACAAAAATCAACTAAAGCttgtgttttaaaaaaataaaataaggccAAAACATGACAAAGAACCATGTAAATAGAGAAACATAAAGCGTATAAgagcaccaacaacaacaacatacctagtggaatcccacaatgtggggtctgggaagggtaaagtgtacgcagacgttacccccaccttggaaggtaggaaGGCTGTGTCCGAAAGACCCTCGacataaaagaaaacaagggaaaaCAAGAGCAATACGTACCAATGGCTCAAAATCATGAGTTAGGAGGATATTATTTGGCCGCAGGTCACGATGAACAATACAACCTACTCTGCACTCCTCGTGTAGGTATCTCAGTCCTCGAGCAGCTCCAACGGCAATCTTTTGACGTGCTGACCAATTTAATGGATGTCCTTTACGTCCTGTGGTTTGAGAAATTGATTATCAACATATAGTTTTGGGTTGCACAGTTTGTGACAGGTTCCGAAGCTTTCAAGAACCTTCACTGTTCTCTACATGCTCTACACATGAGCAAAAAAGGTTCTTATAACAGCCGTCCATATAAAGTGATTTAGATATAGTTTGTAAggtgaaaagtacttttgacagaTCTATGTAACGGAAGAGTCACGGCTGGAAATGGAACCTCACTCTCAAAATTATCAAattagaaaaaaggaaaaaaaggctTGAATTTCCACTCAATTAAAGCATTTCAATATCACAGATCAAGAACCGGACATGTGGTGCAAAGAGGATTTAGATATAATGACATATGACTGGAGAAGTTGGTACCATAAAGGTGAGAATCTAAAGAGCCATTGCAGATGTATTCATAAACTAGCAACCTTCTTCCATCTTCCACACAGAAGCCAATCAGCATCACAACATTTCGATGTTGAGCACAGCTCAGGACCTCCACTTCAGAGCAAAATTCAGGGTCGCCCTGTGAGCTAGCTGATTTGTATTGCTTGACTGCTATGACTTGGCCATCTGGCAAGTGTCCACGATGTACAGAACCATACCCACCCTCAGCCAAAAAGTTAGCTTCTGAAAATCCACTGGTAGCGCGTTCGAGCTCAGAATAAGTGAACCACCGAGGTGGTTTTCCAAATAAAGGCGCCTTGTGTTGACATATTGAACAAAGTGGAGGAGGATCAGCGAGAGAATTTTTGGTTAATGACATCATTTTTCTCATATTACTGTTTATTTCCACATCATATCTTTCTTTCTTTAGACAAACTTTAGGTTCCCGATCAAGTTCAAATGATTTTTCTGGGGAAACATCATGCTTTAACTTTAGCAATGTGCCTTTGGATCTTGGAAAGTCTCTCTTTAAGTAATGTGAGAAATCCTTTGCTGCAATGAGAATGTCTTGCATCCATTGATGGGAGCATACGCTGCTTGTAGGAGAACTCAATTTTTCACTATCTGTATCAGAATCAGATTCATCTGAATAATGACTGCATTTATGAGAAAAGTTCTTCTTCATATCCCAATTGATCTCAGAAGAGAAGAGTGGAGAGGTCCCTATGTCTAGACTGGACATTGAGGATGTACCAGCGTCAGTTGTGGTGAATGATGAATGATCTGGACTACTTGCTGGAGTCACGTTCGGCACCCGAATCTCATCATCAGACTTTTCATCTAACTGTTTTGAAGACGCTTGTGACGTACGGCTGACTTCAGCTTCAGTGTTGGGAGATCCAATGAAATTCAAACGAAGCACTTTTGGTTGAGAGTTTTTCATCTGAACAATATTGCATTCCAGTTGATCCATACAGAGCCTGGCCTCTTTTTTCATTCGCCTGGACATGAGTCATCAAGGAAATATGCGTTTAGCACCAAGAGAACACCCACATTTTAATCAGATACAAGACACAAAGTTTTAATATGAAATAAGATGTAGACCGTATTACTTATCCAAGACCACCCATCGAGTATGAACTCTCCTGGCTTCAGCAGCCACTACTCCAGACTGTGACCCAGAAATGACTTTGACCTTCAACTTCATCTGTGAAATAGAACTGAATGATGTGGAAATACTATATGAGGGAACTAAGATTTCAGAATTAGATGGATCACTTACTTTATTTGGATCATAAATGTCATGAAGTTGAAGCAACATTTGAGTGCATGATTCTGAAACGAAATCCTTTTGATCTAAAGTTGTTCCAGAAAGTGATCTCCAGTTGCCAGTCGTGCAATCACTGTTAATTAATCTAGGAAAACCCCAAAGCCTTTTACCTGAAAGTGTAGCTAACATGTTCAAGTTACTTTAACAGATTTCTCTACAGCAAATGAAAGTACGGATGAATAGACTGAAGAAATTAGAATCACACGTGTAACTAGCCTAATTCTTGAGCAGATCAAGTTAAACAGGAAAATGACACTATAATTCTCGAAGAATCTGCCTATTAATTATCAGGAGAAAACACTGAAGTTTCGCTTAGTGAAGGAAAGAGAAATAGTTAGCAAGTTGACAAAACTCAAAGTAGGGTAATCCTCTAAATATCGATAGCAACTTCTCCTGCAATAATTGATACAAATTTTGAACAAACCACcccaaaaataaaatgaaacgCAAAACGAGGAGCACCATACAGAAGCTGAATTTCGCCCAACTACAACAAAGTTGAAGGGTTGATGCCTGGCATAAACTAAGAACTATACTCATAAATTCATTTGTATTACAATTAAGTACTATATAAATGTATAGCACCCAagagtgtggccgtgtggtcaaAACCATTAGGTGATATCTTTCCATCCGTCCTAGGCTTAGTGGACAAAGACTAAAGTTACCTGATACCtattgctggtgggaggtagaaGGTATCTGATTTAACAACAAAAAAGTACTAATGTAAA
Protein-coding sequences here:
- the LOC132616663 gene encoding inactive protein kinase SELMODRAFT_444075-like isoform X2, translated to MKSGIDRSLDGGKRAVLVAVKASRDISRSAFIWALTHVVQTGDSVKLLVIIPAYSSSKRLWGFPRLINSDCTTGNWRSLSGTTLDQKDFVSESCTQMLLQLHDIYDPNKMKLKVKVISGSQSGVVAAEARRVHTRWVVLDKRMKKEARLCMDQLECNIVQMKNSQPKVLRLNFIGSPNTEAEVSRTSQASSKQLDEKSDDEIRVPNVTPASSPDHSSFTTTDAGTSSMSSLDIGTSPLFSSEINWDMKKNFSHKCSHYSDESDSDTDSEKLSSPTSSVCSHQWMQDILIAAKDFSHYLKRDFPRSKGTLLKLKHDVSPEKSFELDREPKVCLKKERYDVEINSNMRKMMSLTKNSLADPPPLCSICQHKAPLFGKPPRWFTYSELERATSGFSEANFLAEGGYGSVHRGHLPDGQVIAVKQYKSASSQGDPEFCSEVEVLSCAQHRNVVMLIGFCVEDGRRLLVYEYICNGSLDSHLYGRKGHPLNWSARQKIAVGAARGLRYLHEECRVGCIVHRDLRPNNILLTHDFEPLVGDFGLARWQPEGDLGVDTRVIGTFGYLAPEYAQSGQITEKADVYSLGVVLLELVTGRKAIDINRPKGQQSLSEWARPRLRKSAVSELIDPCLGNCYLEQEVDGMLHCASLCIRRDPNSRPRMSQVLRMLEGDVLVS
- the LOC132616663 gene encoding inactive protein kinase SELMODRAFT_444075-like isoform X1, whose product is MKSGIDRSLDGGKRAVLVAVKASRDISRSAFIWALTHVVQTGDSVKLLVIIPAYSSTTLSGKRLWGFPRLINSDCTTGNWRSLSGTTLDQKDFVSESCTQMLLQLHDIYDPNKMKLKVKVISGSQSGVVAAEARRVHTRWVVLDKRMKKEARLCMDQLECNIVQMKNSQPKVLRLNFIGSPNTEAEVSRTSQASSKQLDEKSDDEIRVPNVTPASSPDHSSFTTTDAGTSSMSSLDIGTSPLFSSEINWDMKKNFSHKCSHYSDESDSDTDSEKLSSPTSSVCSHQWMQDILIAAKDFSHYLKRDFPRSKGTLLKLKHDVSPEKSFELDREPKVCLKKERYDVEINSNMRKMMSLTKNSLADPPPLCSICQHKAPLFGKPPRWFTYSELERATSGFSEANFLAEGGYGSVHRGHLPDGQVIAVKQYKSASSQGDPEFCSEVEVLSCAQHRNVVMLIGFCVEDGRRLLVYEYICNGSLDSHLYGRKGHPLNWSARQKIAVGAARGLRYLHEECRVGCIVHRDLRPNNILLTHDFEPLVGDFGLARWQPEGDLGVDTRVIGTFGYLAPEYAQSGQITEKADVYSLGVVLLELVTGRKAIDINRPKGQQSLSEWARPRLRKSAVSELIDPCLGNCYLEQEVDGMLHCASLCIRRDPNSRPRMSQVLRMLEGDVLVS